The sequence ACCAGACGCAGCACGTCGTCATGGCGACAGGGCTTCCtgcgggaggaggagggggcgaGCGAGGATGGGGGCTTCTCCAAAACCAGCAACAGGTCcaacagacaggagaggaccggctacagagacacagacacctTCGACTTCAGGCTTTTGTTTTGTCGTCTGGTTtcaaagagagagtgaaaagtgtgtgtgtgtgtgtgtgtgtgtgtgtgtgtgtgtgtgtgttacctgtatgaCGGCAGCCTCTGTGGTGTACAGGTGTTTGAATAAAGCCTGATAGAGAACTTCAGCTCTGTTGAACTGACGGAGATCTGCAGcaggctgaacacacacatcaacaaaacatgcatattttccactgtgctgttagaataaatgaaaatgaatgtgtgtgtgtgtgtgtgtgtgtgtgtgtgtgtgtgtgtgttctcactgtgTTGAGCACAATGTGGTGCAGACAGCGAACTCCCAGCATGCAGTTCTCTGGTCTGTAATGGTCgttgaggaggagggagggaggaaggaggtggGGCAGGtgaggggacagagagggacGAGTCAcctgcgtacacacacacacacacacacctgaaaagAGGCGCTGCCTTCCCACAATCCCTTGCGTCACCAACAGAGGACTCACAATGTTGGCGATCCACATGATTAAGATCCATTCAATTAAGAGAGTTTTATATTGTACTTTATACTCCACAACACGTCATACATGTCAGTTCAAGCAGTCACAGATCAATAATCATCTTGCTGAGGTCACAAACAACCAATTTTTCCAAGTACTGCAAGAATCTATAAACATTTAAGAGCatataattattattctaaACGATGTAAAGCTGCTCTAGTAGGACCTAAAAACACAAGTATGAGATTGAAAATGATCAGAATATGAAATGTTTAAGATTTTAAATACAGGACTCTACTTTTAgaggagtattttcacagtgtgtattagtacttttacttaaatattaGTACCTGAATACTTCGTCCACCACTGAGCTACACCTGACAGTGATGTCAGAGTGCTGAGTGCACCTTTAcatcaaaaacaatattttcagcTACTGTTAACTCAGTACTCTTTAACTCTCACAGACGTCTTCCTGTTTAATCAATGATCAAAGTTAATAAATGTCCACAGatgttgaatcattttgacaGACTGACTAATAAAGTTAGAATCAATATAATAAGTTAGTTTGCATGTGGTTTGACTGACTGCTGAGTGTTTTAAAGAGGTTCTGCacactttaatgtgttttttgagccATAAACTAAATCCTATGACTGTACGGTGATGTTGACATTTCTTACCAactttattacaaaaaaatcattgtttCCTGAGTTTAAAATGACCCAACAGGTCCCCTACTGATTTAAATCAGCCCTGAACCCTGTGAGGCCGATGTGAACTCAATTATGTCAATTtatataaaagaatattaaCACCCTCTGATTAGATCGACAGACTTATTAACTTATAAAACCTTATCAAACCTTTGATGGCATCATCACTCAgtgaaggtcaaaggtcaaactgACCTGCAGGAGAGTCCACGCAAACACCAACTTCACTGCTTCACAACGCTGCCACGAGTCCctgcaacacacaacacagacctgcattctttctaatgtcacctgatttatcagctcagtgaacattttcctgatgagtttatggtctcagtcgctagtttacagtcttcatttagtaaattatggtcccatttagaggaaaatagaccacaTTGGGACTAAACAAtcaagagagaaggagagagaagatgtTTTAGCATTAACAGACAAACTCCCTCCTCTGACGTCCAGAAACTGATTCTCACTTGGTCAGTTGAGGCTGCAGAACGTCCAAGATTCCTCCCAGAATtcctctgccctcctctccctcctcctcctcttgacTCCCGCCTCCCATcaggaggtggggggagtccTTCCAGCCTCCCGCCCTCAGCAGCGCCTCCTGCAGGCTCTGGGCCGCCgctctggaggaggagctggtcCACACCTgatcctgaacacacacaaacacacagaatgaaaaatgtaaagtaacatttcagtttattgtcaatactttgatttatgtACTTATTGTGGattcatttccatgtttttgtATCCTTAAAAATTATAAGATACGTCTGAATGATACTTGATGTAGTTGAGACACTAAGACTGgaatggaaaaacacagaaatggtcCTTTAAAGCCCACTCTTGTTCTGGCACTTTGAGATCAGTAACGTAAATTGGCAGCCAATCAAATCTGGTAGATGAAGTGTAAATTTCTACTGTTGTGTGCAGAGTTTGGGAGATCTGAAACTCAAATTGGACAGTTCAGACCTTTTCTACCTTTAGCTAACGCAGTGTGATCTATGGAtgttggtgtctgttggtgATTCCTCTGAACTATTGGATCAATTCTGATAAAATGTGGTTCAGATATTAATACTCTGACATTTAATTCAGCTCCATCATCGGGTCGACatttaaatgtggttttaaaCACGCTACATTGAGGTGTTTTCAGTAAACACTATACCTGCTAtgcattagcatgttagcattgtcattgtgtgcatgttagctcaaagcacagcagTGTCTAAGTGCAGCATCACaaagctgttagcatgttagcactcTCAGTCTGGTTTAAAGGGCCAGTGTGTCAAATTTAGAGGCATCTAGTGGAGAGATGCAGacgtctctcctctccctttacCAGCCTGTAGGAGAACCTACGGTGGCTGGCGAGGACTCACActccctttgctttttcttgtccTACATAATAAGCACGACCCTCCATTTCTCACAGCACTAAATGgtattcctcttcttttcctccaacAGGTGCATTCGCACCACCAAACTCAAGCTGCCACTTCTATGTAAAAATGTGGGAAGCCGTCGGACCAACTATGGCGGACCTGAAACATGGCGGACTACATGAAAGAGGACCTGCTCATTCTAAAGGACTCATTCTGAgagaacaaaacacaatgaCTCTTAATTTCAGGTGATTATAAACTACAGTTGTGAATACGATACTAATAAGATTCCTCTAACTCagcacactgcacctttaatacAGGGCGGCCATTGGTCTGGATGGTGAACAAGATTTAAATGAGGCCACTAGTCTCCAAAGTTTTGTCAAATCCTCCTCAGATTTAGACGCCTTTAATAAAAAGGTTTGAAGAAAGGACTCCAGACTCACCTGGAAATGTGTGACAGCGAACACACAGACGGGCggagccacagccagcagcagaccagGCCGACCGCCTACGTTTCCCAGAGTTCCCAGCAGCGCTCTGAGGGCGGAGCATACCGGTCCAGCTTGGCGAGGGACGCTCTGATAGGCTGCAGCGGGCAGAGAGCCGCAGTCGTCCTCACACAGCGGCAGAGCtgcacagccaatcagagcgcagacCAGCGAGCTGTACGCCGTCTGGAGCTCCGCCCACCCATCGTCCTGATTGGCCGAGGCCAGGGAGAACAGCCAATGGGGATCTGCCGTTTGAAAGAGCCGCTCCAcacgaccaatcagagagctggTTTGAGAGTCTGAGGATGCACCAATCAGCTTCTCCCGCAGCCGAGACAGGAGCTCTGTGATTggtggaagagagggagaggggaggggcttctctgaggaggaggaggaggagagatgaaggtCATGAAGTAAAGATGAGAGCTCCatgctgaagaggaggaggaggagaggaggaagaaaagagagaaaattaaacaggaaaaatatCAACAGTTCATTCAAACATGTCtgacagttttcttttaaatggaGACAAAAAGGATCAAATCTTTAACTCTGTTCAgccaaataatcaataaaaacacaacgtTTCTATAAAACCATTAAATCTCTTTTGGCCTCTGagataaagacacaaaataaaataaacacaagaaacaagtgaagaaaaataaagtccAAAATTCAGATCAAAGCATCATTCAGTTCCCTCTTGTTTTCTAAAGAAAAGTCTTTTCAGCCACAGAGagaattttctgttttgcttcaaagacacaaagattAAATGTCACAGGAGTGTTAGTgacaaatagtttttaaaatacaaaaatcagacaaaaaaaagtcctggatctttaaaaatatatatttgtctttgtttatcaGTCCTGTGAGTTTTATCTCCAACATGAagctttaaatgctgttttacagttttctcCTCACTGATGTTTTGGCCTAAAACTCCAATAAGATTTAAATATAATGAGTTTAAAACATCCACCAAATGTTAATTTAACTAAATCGGCagcaattaattaattagagaacagacagaaaatgaaccaCTAACTGTTCAAATCATTTATAAGTCGGTTAAGTTGTTTTTCAAGTAAAATATTTGATGGTtcaaccttcaaaataaagtacaaagtTTCAGAGGTGAGAAGCTCCAATGCTTCAATATCTGACACATTTAGTTCATCTGTGCaatatgttattgttttttattgttttatttgtgctcTCTACACACCTTTATTACAGTTTTTAACAAAttatatattgtacatattattataaacttttttcttttattctggaTTGTAAATatctcagttttgtttttatgtttcttgatTATGCTCCAGTGTAACAAGGTCAACTtcttgtaatgtgaaaacttacCAATAATAAATCTGAATTGTTTTAAATTGTAATGAACTGAATATTGTGTTTGTAGACTGCTGgtccaaaataaaaatatatatatacaaaaaataatttccAATCATTTTAAAggccaaacaacaacaacaactagaTCAGAGCAGAAAATACCGAGCAGATGGTtcagcagtgaaaacactgagTCAGCAGCAGATGATGTTTCTACTCTTCAACACGGTGAAACAAAGAGGATGAATTCAGTCCACACTGAATAAATGTGACTGTGAGGTCGGAGTTAATATAAAGGAGCTGATCACTTTGAACTGGACCCTGAAGGAGCTCCGCTGCTCTTCTTCTGACGGACTGTTTGTCGGTTTGTTCACAGTCTGACAGGTTTCTGCTCCTCTTCGCTCCGTCGCTtcactttctttcacttttgTCCACAAACTCTTAAGCAAACCGACCTGTAATCAGCCGCTTCGTTCACTCACCGAGCCGCTGATGATCTTCGTCCACCGACGGGAAGAAACCGCAGATTTTACTTTAATTCAGGACATTTTAATTCAGACTGAAACCTCCGGAGGTTTTAACAGGACGGACCGTGTGTTCAGGAAACGCCTCCGGCCGGGTACAAGGTCCGCGTTAAAGGTTCCTAGCCCGGAAGTGTTCCGCTAGAgatcaaacatttttacaacTGCTGATTAAATATCActaaataaatgcagtagagGAAGAAATACTTCCATCTGTTACTTAAAGAGACTTAAAAgacaatattcacatttaaaaactgatGTTCACCATAAATGTGCACCAGAGATTCACAGTTAAAGACTCAAGTGTTTCCTACATGTTTACACAGACACGACCACATCAGAGCTGAGACACACAGGGTTAACACACCtttgatgaacacacacacacacacacacacacacacacgcgcacgcacacacacacacacacacacacacacacacacacacacacacacagatcaactgtgtttattcatatttcaaagCAGGAGGAAACGTTTtgaagctgtttgtgtgtttgtgtgggctgAAGCTGCTGTGATCTGTTGTCAGAGGATgtgattaacacacacacacacacacactgctcacacaaaaattatttgatcagattaaagtcattttcctattttaagtctgttttattttattttatttagtttattagGACAAAATGCTTCATTACTGCTGGTGTGTAGATTAGCTCAGGGTTTAGTTTAGCTAGTAATGCTAATAATTCAGGATAGCTGGAGGTTTAGTTTAGCCTGAAGTTTTACTCTGGTTTTATTGAGACTGAGGGTTCAGGCTAACTCTGGTTTTAATTAGCAGGAGTCTTAGATGAGCTCAGGATGTCGGTTAGCTCGGCGGGTAATTTAGCTTCAGGTTAAGGTAAACTAGAGGTTTAGGTTAGCTTAAGAATTTGGTTAGACTTTAGTTAGCCTTGGGTTAAGTCTGGGTTCATTTTATCTCAGGGTTCGTGTCAGCAAGGGGTTTAGGTTAGTAAAGGATTTTGGTTAGCTAGGCGTTAAGATTAGCTTGGGGTGCAGGTATGAGGTTTAGATTGAATAAAGATTCTAGTTAGCACATGGGTTAGGGTCATGGTTTAACCTAtcgttagcctgctagctaagaggtgttgtgtttctttccaAAGCATTTCAACCAGCACACTGAGTCATTTCATTGTAAAAACGATGAATGAAGCCTGAGctgagcttcttcttctcctgcctGAAGAACAGACGTCAGCTGATTTACTGAAAGTTCATCCTGTACGATGTCACAAGCTTTCTATTGTAATCTGACAGCTCGTATCAGAGCTAACGCTAATAATATCAGTGTTCGTGGTTACAGTGAAATGATTCTTTATGAAAGAAAAACGTCGCCTCTCTGAGCTTTtcatccacttcctgtttacttttCCATCTGAAGGAGcttctgtctgtcctgctgtaATTTTTCTCTGACGAACAAACGAGCCGCCACAGGAAATTAGAGAGCAGATAAGAgacaggtgaacacacacacacacacacacacacacacacacacacacacacacacacactgatttttaTCTGGATGGCGAAAAAAGTAAACCGCCTTGACAAACCTGCTCCATTTAAACCTGAATAAATATTAatgcctttatttttttaaactctctATTATCAATTCAAAGGGTACCAATTGAACATTGTCTTAATATTCTTTCTATTACATAGAAAATTACAGATTTCTCACCTGGAACTTTCTAGGACATTATTCAGGAATTACAGACCCATACTGCTTCAAAATACTTGATTTACATCCAACAGAAGCTGATTAGTGAATTGggattaattaatttattatgagGTGAAAAACGTCTACTTGAACCTGCAAAAATCTATGATGGGAAAATAAAACCAATCTGAGGATAAAAGAGCAGAGAAATCCGGAAAATATTTAATCCAAGAAGAGACTGAAGGAGACAACTGTGAACTGTGACTACAGGCTTTAAAGTTCAAGGTCAGGAGgtcgcgtgtgtgtgtgtgtgtgtgtgagacctctGCAGCCTTTACTTCCAGCTCTGAGTCAAACTGCTGACGACAGCTTCGACCTCCAGGTTTTTGGTTGCGTCACAGGTTTGTTTCCTGCAGCTGAGACTCCATCACTCCATCCACTGTTACTGAATCATGCCTGAATACAACaaatggccaaaagtatgtggacacctgaaCACATCTGACATGTGACTGTGACACCGCGTCCATTAACGTGCTGCTCCAACAGACGCCACTCTGCTGACTTTTTAGTCGGAGACGTGAGAGAAAAGCTGATGTTCACTTtgagaaagagacaaaacagaTGAGCTTTAACACAAAGAGTTTAATTCAGAGATAAATATCATCCTtcatgagctctgggtgcaGGCGACAGAGAAAAGTTGTTCATTTGTATACCAACAACTACCAACATtataatgatacaaagctggtggaaaatcagcaaagtttccctttaagtgCTTCATGTTGTTTTCTCACAGATGTTGCCTTCACAGACTTCATAAATATTCAGTCACAGTGATTTATGTCACCAAcaataatgttaatattaataCTGCATTCATTTCTTATCAGTGTAATTACCAGTTTCTGACTGATAAAAAGTTTTGTTTGCTGTTAAGAGGAATTAATCCCAAATCTGACGGATGCAGCGACATGTTCAGTTCACAGTATTTTGAACCGTCACAGGACCAACTCTGCTGTCATGGTCCCACGCTGAGTCCCTGTTACGTCCCACAGAAACAGTgtctctgcactgctgtttaTGGTTGGAAAGTTAACCAGACGTCCATTAACCATACGGTTTTAACCATACGGTTAAAAAAGCCTTCCTTTAAAGCATAAATCTCTCATTCCATCACTGTGCTGGCATCTAAATCAAACCTTTGGAATAACACTGTAGTGTTCAAACATGATTCCCCTTTTTGTGCAGCTTAGGACACTAAATTTGTCCtgcacagctgaaaacaacGATGTCTAAAAGTCTGGACACAACATGCAGAGAAGTTTCATGTGTTTGTAAATTAAACAAACCTGAATACTTGGATGTCTTTGGTCTCACATCAGTTAACTTAAATACACAGTACTGTCCCTGTAGGCTGtctaacattagtgtgtgtgttatggagtgtgtgtgagcagtgagTCCAGCTGGTCCAGTCTGTGTTTCAGTCCCAGTAAACTCTCCTCAGTCTCCAGTCGTCTCACCGTCAGAGTCTCCTGCTGATTCCACAAACTGCAGCGCAGACGAGCCTCGATGACAAAACAACAAACGCTCGGTCAGGTTTTAGTCTTTAGCTCTCGCTCGACTGGAGACGACAGTTCAACAAACATTTTGGGTAAAACCTCGAgtcctctgtctccttcagATGGATAtcagtctctctgtgtgtccagcACAGAGAGGTCCAGGAGccgttagcctagcttagcacaaagacagtcTCACAACTCCAAGTCTGATTCACATGTCCTGTGTTGTTAGCTAACAGGCTAGTAGCCCTCCATCCTGTACTCAGCTGGCTGACAGAAGAGTTAAAGCACTATGACTTCAGGAGCCAGCTGCACAAAGTTTCAGACGCCCTCACCTGTCTGCTGAACTCTGTGGTGACGCTCCTGTTAAACAAGAGGAGGATGAAATATTGGTGCTCCAACATCAGGATTCAAGTGAGTTCTAGTTTTGTCTTCTTTCCAGAAGTTtaatcttttcctcctctgactAATTTggtttttttggtcttttttttaatccattggCCAACTTTGAGTCATCATGAGGGGAAGTACAGGTAAAACAAAATGGTCTCCATGAAAACTGTAGTTTCACTGCTGTAAAATCTCCTTCGGTgtagtaaatgtttttttcttaaatgacGAAACCTTTTCAGAGATTCTGTGCAACACGCAAAGGGAAACTTAAGCCTTAAATATCATAGTTAAGGAGGAACTTAAGGTGTTTTGTGCAGCTGACTCCAGGACTCAGAAACACCTCTTCTCACACTTCTATTTCTACACatgttaaataaacacacaacatgtgAATCAGAAGGAACATCTGACtctgaagcagacagacagcaagagGATTTACCCTTCATCTGTAGTTCAGTATAACTATATTCAGGTTACAAACAGTAACAGGAAACCAGCAGGTAATAAAAAGTCAGACTGGATCATGTGGATTTCATACATTATACTTTATCCCTTTAATTATTTAGCTactaattatttcattaatttcttTGATTAAGACTCACAAACACTTTTCCACTGTTTGTAAATCTAAATCTCTGTGTTTGGTTGGACAGATTCACCAGTCTGAAAGATTCATTAATGTTTCTTGTGAAAGTTattaataaaatgttgtttaccTTCAGTCGGTCCTCTTGTTGtctcagtttttctctctgcagctccaccttccacctctcctcctaaaaacacacacaggcagctaCCTGTTGAACTGTCCAATATAAAAAGCCCCTAGAGCCCCCCAGTACAGGGCTGCTCACATACTTTTAAACCTGAACAAATCatataaatacatgaatgaataaacatatGCTAATT comes from Pempheris klunzingeri isolate RE-2024b chromosome 7, fPemKlu1.hap1, whole genome shotgun sequence and encodes:
- the tti2 gene encoding TELO2-interacting protein 2, producing the protein MELSSLLHDLHLSSSSSSEKPLPSPSLPPITELLSRLREKLIGASSDSQTSSLIGRVERLFQTADPHWLFSLASANQDDGWAELQTAYSSLVCALIGCAALPLCEDDCGSLPAAAYQSVPRQAGPVCSALRALLGTLGNVGGRPGLLLAVAPPVCVFAVTHFQDQVWTSSSSRAAAQSLQEALLRAGGWKDSPHLLMGGGSQEEEEGEEGRGILGGILDVLQPQLTKDSWQRCEAVKLVFAWTLLQVTRPSLSPHLPHLLPPSLLLNDHYRPENCMLGVRCLHHIVLNTPAADLRQFNRAEVLYQALFKHLYTTEAAVIQPVLSCLLDLLLVLEKPPSSLAPSSSRRKPCRHDDVLRLVLTHMEAEHKVALRRVYASALPPYVDRMGVTVCRHLRRVERVVLGYLEVGDPPEETSRLKILEALQKTIRAAWPRMACRIDVLLRCLLKLLVDVSSDSELSDSVRQKLMNQTTLCIKLLDGCSQGNLQPLLQQVDSSCVSSEVLRCLATVTVTAEG